A window of Lycium ferocissimum isolate CSIRO_LF1 unplaced genomic scaffold, AGI_CSIRO_Lferr_CH_V1 ctg7179, whole genome shotgun sequence contains these coding sequences:
- the LOC132045601 gene encoding F-box protein CPR1-like produces the protein MSNGHYKMPDGLAKKMPEDVVICILLRLPMKSLLRFNCVSKTCHILLQSSTFINLHLNRATTVTDEFILLKRSFKEDINQYKTIFSFLSGGGDNYLNPIFPDLNVPYMTDTRSIIFDQLIGPCNGLIALMDNVNTVIFNPSTRNIRLLLSSPFDRPKGFHRYIRCLGFGFDSVVNDYKVIRISEFLKDDRYGYIQVEEENVEIYELGIDCWRELDHVDQQLPVIHWLPCSQIFYKGIFHWIAHTVILCFDMSTEIFYTMRMPDTSHNFRIEPHRSLVILNESLTLICYPSVVPVIDPTEDLIEIWIMKDYDVYESWIKKYTIRGLPIKIPLAVWKHNLLLFQSRTGFLMTYDINADDVKEFNLQGCCKSMRAIVYKANLTKIPRGSENGEQVQKF, from the coding sequence ATGTCCAATGGACATTACAAGATGCCGGATGGACTTGCTAAGAAAATGCCTGAAGATGTTGTAATTTGTATACTTTTGAGACTTCCAATGAAATCTCTCTTGCGATTTAATTGTGTCTCCAAAACTTGTCACATTCTCTTGCAATCATCCACTTTTATCAATCTTCATCTCAACCGCGCCACAACGGTGACAGATGAATTCATTCTCCTTAAGCGCTCGTTCAAAGAAGATATCAATCAATATAAAactattttctcttttctttctggTGGTGGTGATAATTATCTTAACCCCATTTTTCCAGACCTCAATGTGCCATATATGACCGATACTCGCAGTATTATTTTTGATCAACTAATCGGTCCTTGCAATGGTTTGATTGCTTTGATGGATAATGTTAATACTGTCATATTTAATCCGTCTACTAGAAATATTAGGCTTCTCCTCTCTAGCCCTTTTGATCGTCCAAAGGGATTCCATCGATACATCAGATGCCTTGGATTTGGCTTTGACTCTGTTGTGAATGACTATAAGGTTATTAGAATATCTGAGTTTCTCAAGGATGATCGTTACGGATATATTCAAGTGGAAGAGGAAAACGTTGAGATTTATGAATTGGGTATTGATTGTTGGAGAGAATTGGATCATGTAGATCAACAATTACCCGTCATACATTGGTTGCCTTGTTCTCAGATATTTTACAAGGGAATTTTTCACTGGATTGCCCATACGGTAATTCTTTGTTTTGACATGAGCACTGAGATTTTTTACACTATGAGAATGCCTGACACTAGTCATAATTTTCGCATCGAACCACATCGTAGCCTCGTCATCTTAAACGAGTCTCTAACCTTGATATGTTACCCTTCCGTAGTGCCAGTTATCGATCCAACAGAAGATCTGATTGAAATATGGAtaatgaaagattatgatgtatatGAGTCATGGATTAAGAAATACACAATTAGAGGTCTTCCGATTAAAATACCATTAGCAGTTTGGAAACATAATTTATTGCTTTTTCAAAGCAGAACAGGATTTCTTATGACCTATGATATTAATGCTGATGATGTCAAGGAATTCAATTTACAGGGTTGTTGCAAAAGCATGAGAGCTATAGTTTATAAAGCTAACTTGACCAAGATACCAAGAGGAAGCGAGAATGGTGAACAAGTTCAGAAATTCTAG